Genomic DNA from Setaria italica strain Yugu1 chromosome V, Setaria_italica_v2.0, whole genome shotgun sequence:
ccattattttttaaaataaattcaaaaataataGGAGCATCCATGACAAGTTTAGAATTTGAACTTGGGCAGACATATTCCACTGTAAGAAACCTAACCGACTAAGCACACACAGTTTGCATGCGTGTAAGTACTATTTAGAAAAGAGGCCACACATGTTGTGCGTGATGAGAAATCGTTCATAGCCAAATGGTGTTCCCAAAGAGATCTAGGGTCATGTTCATAGCCATTATGTGGGGGAAAGAATGCAGTTCGCTTTATAGGATAAATGGTTCTTGCATGGTTCACCCACTAGCTATAGTCCAATGATATGATATGCTCGCCACATCATGGCATGGTTGGATTGTAGCATGTTTTAATGTGCCAACAGCACAAAAATCCAATATTAGACAGGATCTCATAACGTTATTGGCTTATTGCAAAGCTCTAAAAGAACAATAGGAGGCTTTTCTGGCTTGTTAACGCAACAGAGGTAAATAAAATACAGATGTGGAGACTAAACAAGCCAAATAAAACAAGTAAATTCATTGTTTAGGTGCTTTTTCGGCTTTATATGGGCTGCCTGCCTCCAACAAGACCCCATGGCATGGCCTCCCCTGTGGGGCGGGTCCCACATGAGGTAGCAAATGTTTCCTCCTTCCCTTGTTTCTGTCGTTGCTCGCGaactccccctcctcccctgctACAAATACCCCCACCGGCCCGGACAGGTCTCCTGCACACTCGCAGCTCGCACATCTCATGGTGTCCCAAGCACAGCAAGAGCCAGCTCTGCCtcacagcagcagcaccgccAAGCGCGCAGCCGCGTCACTCATGGACGCCCGCCCGGCccagcctctcctcctccgcgccccgACTCCCAGCATTGACCTCCCCGCGTCCAAGCCGGAcagggccgccgcggcggccggcaaggccgccgccgcctccgtgtTCGACCTGCGGCGGGAGCCCAAGATCCCGGCGCCATTCGTGTGGCCGCACGACGACGCgcggccggcgtcggcggcggagctggacgTGCCGTTGGTGGACGTGGGCGTGCTGCGCAATGGCGACCGCGCGGGGCTGCGGCGCGCTGCGGCGCAGGTGGCCGCGGCGTGCGCGACGCACGGGTTCTTCCAGGTGTGCGGGCACGGCGTGGGCGCGGACCTGGCGCGCGCGGCGCTGGACGGCGCCAGTGACTTCTTCCGGCTGCCGCTGGCGGAGAAGCAGCGCGCCCGGCGCGTCCCGGGGACCGTGTCCGGGTACACGAGCGCGCACGCCGACCGGTTCGCGTCCAAGCTCCCCTGGAAGGAGACCCTCTCCTTCGGGTTCCACGACGGCGCCGCGTCGCCCGTCGTCGTCGACTACTTCGCCGGCACCCTCGGGCAGGACTTCGAGGCAGTGGGGTAAGTATGTAGGAATGAACTTGGCACGCATTGCATCCACATGGCGTGCTGATCGAACGAGCTGAGCCAACCGGCATGCACACATGGCGTGGCAGGCGGGTGTACCAGAGGTACTGCGAGGAGATGAAGGCTCTGTCGCTGACGATCATGGAGCTCCTGGAGCTGAGCCTGGGCGTGGAGCGCGGCTACTACCGCGACTTCTTCGAGGACAGCCGCTCCATCATGCGGTGCAACTACTACCCGCCGTGCCCGGAGCCGGAGCGCACGCTGGGCACGGGCCCGCACTGCGACCCCACCGCGCTGACCATCCTCCTCCAGGACGACGTCGGCGGGCTCGAGGTCCTCGTCGACGGCGACTGGCGCCCCGTCCGCCCCGTCCCCGGCGCCATGGTCATCAACATCGGCGACACCTTCATGGTACGGCCGCCGCTAATCCATCCTTTTGTTGCTCTTATCTCCTCTGGCGAGTGCGAGTAACGAAAGCGCTAGCTCCCCTGCTCCTTGTCCTGCTCTGTTTCCCAAGTCCTAATGGAGCTAACCGGGCAGACTGCAACACGCACGCGTAGGCATGTCACGTAGCCACCACTTGCACTGTGCTGCGCAGCGACGACGCAACGCGGACGTGCGTTCGAGTCGGTTCCATCTCGGCGCCGCTACACGCGGCCGCGGCTCCTAGCCTCCTAGGGCTCCCTGATCCCTATCCCCGAGCCCTTCCGCGGGAAAAGTTCGTTGGCGACGGCAGAGGAGAGCCGACGGGTCCGTGCCGTTGGAGCGTGGCGGCAGGAGAGGCCGGGAGGGTGTTTTGTTGCGttgcgcggcggcgcggaggatgcgatggcgcgggcgggcggcgcttTCGGCGGTGGCCCCCGCGACCCACGTGCGCGCGCGGTCTCGTCGCCTTCCCTGTTTTGGTGCCACCTCTCTGTGTCCGGGAATGGGTTGGCTTAGCGGCGACCGAGACCGGGCGGTGGTCTGGCCTGCTCCCGGCGCCCATCCCGCCTGGTCTCTCATCCTGCTCCTCCTATGCGCGAGGGGGCCTGTAGCGGCTGGAGTACAAGCAGattggttgggttgggttgctGCTGCTTGGCTGTTGCCCGCCCGCTTTCTAGCCGTTTCCGCTCGCCATCCGGCACGCGGCGCCCACGCCGGGGCTCCAGCTCGGCCCCTTTGGCCGTGTGGGTGGCAGGCACCCCTGCATCGTCTCGTGCGTCCGGTTTCCGCGCCTGGCCCCCCGCCTTGAGGTTTCCCTGTGCTTTTGACAAGACTTTCGTagatatatgtgtgtgtatgtgtgtgtgtgcgtgcgcgcgtgtgtgtatatatatatataaataaataacatCTGTGAATGATGGATTACACGTGTAGCTGACCGGCTGATTGTGTTCGCGTGTGTGTCTTCGATGCATTGCAGGCTCTGTCCAACGGGCGGTACAAGAGCTGCCTGCACCGGGCGGTGGTGAACCAGCGGCAGGAGCGGCGGTCGCTGGCCTTCTTCCTGTGCCCGCGCGAGGACCGGGTGGTGCGCCCGCCGGCcagcggcgccgtcggcgaggcgcccCGCCGCTACCCGGACTTCACCTGGGCCGACCTCATGCGCTTCACGCAGCGCCACTACCGCGCCGACACCCGCACGCTGGACGCCTTCACACGCTGGCTCTCCCACGGCCCGGCCCAGGACGcgccagtggcggcggcggcttccacCTAGCTAGCGGCGCGGATCCGACCGAGCCCATTGACGACGCCGTccctttccgccgccgccggggcccgcGCGGGGGTTCACCCCACGTGCGCGCCCAGGTGGGCGAGGTGGCGGCCTCGTGGCCCGCGGGCCCCGCGCCGCCTTCCCATTTTTGGGCGCTGCCGCCCCGCGCGCATGCCGGATGCGTGCGTCCACGGCCTACTGCTGCTACTAGTGTACATATACAAACATACATATATACGTAGTATAAATATATAAGCAAGCGGCCCGGTGCCCCTTTTCGTTTTCTTGTTTTGTCGATCACAATCTCTGGATTCGATGGATGGATAAATGTTTGTACGCATGCATGTAGATGGGCTCATGAAATTTCAGAATCTGGAACGGACGAGGAGCTCACGTGCCTCTTCCGTGTCTGGTAGCGGTAGCTGCGTGCCAAATGTCTGGTGGGCCCAAAGAAATTCTAGTGCCACCCGTCCGGATCCGGCATCCGAAAGTTCCCGACGGTTCGACACCCGAAATTTTCCGTCGCCACCGAAAGTTCTATGGCAATGTAACTGTCATGTTCCTCCCTTGCCACTTGTCGCATCGTTCTCAAAGCGAGCCCTTGTCGTTGCCCGCTTCCCCTTTACCCCGCCCTCTCACCCTTCGAGCCTTGATCGCACTAGATTTTGTGAAAACCCGACACCAGATTTTGTACTAGTCAAGGATTCCCCAaaatttggtttctttgctcgaTATCTTTGGACATGGGGAAGCAGATTCAGCAGACGAGGGAAGTGAACTTCAGAACTTCGGATAAGGAGGTTGGAGGTGAAACCAGAGGCCTGACTGTTGCCCGGTTTCCAATTTTAATTTTCAAACAGCACAATTCAGCTCTGAAGGCAAACGATTGAGTGACCAAGAATAAACTTGGTAAATGGCAGGATGATCTGCAATGGGAAACCATTTGGTACCTGCATTTCAGTGAGAGccgagacaaaaaaaaaaaaaaaaaccggaAGCAAAAAATCTGACTGCAATTTGAATCTCACCATTCAACCTCTTCCAACCGTGCCGCATCCTGAACATTTTTGTAGCTTTCCCGGCGCTCAGTTGCGTTCTCAAGCAGTTGATAACTTTGCAGTCTTGCACCACCGGATCCAGTGTACTGTACGCAGTCACTGGTCAGACAGCGGGCGCGGAAGCACCAAGCATGTCACTGTTGACTGCTGGGTGTTGAGCAACAACTTGCAGAACAGTTCAAACACAGCCGAAATTCCGGAGTGTTCGACTGCTACCCGACAAGGTGAAAGAGGTACCAATTGAACTGAACGTCGTACATGTGATTTCCAGCACTATCTTACAGCAACGTGGTGAAACAAAAAAATGGGGAAAAACGGATGTATTATTCTACAGTTACACCAAAGATATTTGTCCTTTCAGCGTCAACAAGAATCATATGCATATCTAGAGCAAAAATTCGTCTAATTTACCCTACCCAGTGACAGTTTTCTTCAACACATATACTTCACGTGCTTGCTTCAAGCTCCTTGGGCCGCCACATCGACTTCTCGACGCAGAGTAACCCCTCGTTACCCTTGGTGTAGGTCATGCGCACCTCCCACTTCAGGGACTTGGCCATGCTCTCCAGTTCGTTTATTGTGTCCGCGGTGTCCCTCACAATCAGTTTGCCTTGTGGCCTCAACACACGGTCGACCTCGGCAAAAACTGCCATCAATTTGCATCTGTAAACAAGCAACACAGATTTAGCTCTGCAACACATTTTAGTTGTGCAAGAAGCCTCAAGCATGCAAACAGGCTACTGCTACATATCAAGAAACACGACAGACTCAATAGATACATGAAACAGATTAGTGCAGTGTTTTGCTCAATAGATGGACCGAGTACAAGCCAAGGACATAATCCTTTACATGTTGCTATAGTTCAATCTAAAGCTATTGGCAAACCATGAAGAAACTGCAAATATTCAGAATAGGAGCACGAAATACCAACCTCTTTTTGAGCTTCGAGAACAGATGGTCTGCGTGCAGAAGGTCATATGTTCTTGGGTAAGTGCTGAAAGACTCACACCAGTCATGATACATACCAAACAAACCGCGCTCATAAATGATGGGCAAGGTGTCTGGCGAATCAATTGGCACGATATTCATAACCCAGACCTTTTGGTCCCTCAGAGCTGCAGCAAAACTGCCATGCAACAATGTAAAAGTCAGTTCAGAAACGAAGACAAGGAGGTGCTAAAATGCATTCGTCATTGTCAACAGTTCAGTACAGAAGGAAAAAGATTAATGGTGTTCAAATCCAAACCAAGAAAAATGGTTAATGGCTTGTGGACAAGTTGCTGGCAGTTATATTTTCTGGTAGCACTGTCCCAGCTTGGATTGATAGTTATAAAGCATAGCTGGAATTACTCAAAAAAAGTTTGTCAAAGAAACTGAGAAAGAGAACCACTTACCCTCCATACACTGCTCTCATGTCCATGACATTTCTCACTTTGGACCAGTCAATTCCCATGCCATTCACATATGATTTACTTACAACCCGTTTCCAGTGAGCATTGTCTGCCTCAAAGTCTTCATTTGCAGGTTTTCCATAGACTCCAACCTGGGAACCATTAAGCCAGAAAGGGGTCTTCTCAAGCCTTTGTGGCCATGACTCTGGCCATTTTGCTCCTCGAACAGTCGGGCCAGCGGGCAacttgtgcatgcatgcttccaAAGGTACATTCCTGCAAATCAAAAAGGCTGTGTAAGCAAAGCAGAGTAGTTCATCACATTGAAAaatatccttcacatagaactGAAATCATACCAAGCAGCATCTGCATCATCAGAATCCTTGCATAATGGCGGGTTGTTTTCTGATCTTTTCTCATAGCAATTGTTATCCATTGGTTTCTGATATATTGCCATACCAACCTGGTTTAACTTATCCTTAGTCTTGTTGACCATCTTCCAGCACATGGACTTTGTCAGAGCCGACATGGCTGAAAAGAGTAAGCGATCGCGTGTTAGACATTAAAAATCAATTTTGCACAGTTGGCTCACAGTGTGTATTTTTAATAATGCAAGCCTGCCCTGTCCATGAAAAAGTTGGCCCCTTATACTTAGAATATTCTGTATTTTCACCCATAAACAGATGAACTTGTGTTTCCGTTAGTCACTATAGGAAAAGGGAAGTAAAAGGTAGCTAACTTCCACGCAAAACAATAGTGTCACTCTTTCTTTGTCTTTCAGTGTATGAACATACATCGGAGGTTGTACGGTACTTTGTTTTTGACATGAGAAATCAAGTTACCAGCTACTCTACCTAAGTACTTATGGATATATACTGTTCATGCAAAATGATATAATGCTTTTTTTATATGCAGGCATTAATTTAAGAACTTCATTCAGTTAGGATGAAATTAAAGGAAGCAGTTATTGCATACCATTCCAAATCTCGACATCCTCTGGGAGTTTCTGGTAAACAGGAGTGGCAGACCAGACGAAGTAACCACCAGGGCGTAGAAGGCGGTTAAGTTCTAGCAAAAGCATGCCACCTGAAAGTAGCAAGACTCAGCTACAAGATTGACTTCTATAGCAAATTGATAAAAGAAAGGAAGACATGTAACCAACAAGACAAACCTTCGATGTGCCAAGGGACCCTGCAGCGAGCACAATGAATGACATCAAAGACCCTGCTGGGGTATGGAAGTCTCTTTGTGCCCATCACAGCTGATATTGCTGGAATTCCCCTTTCTAGTGCAAATTGTACTTGAGCTTCATGCTCATCTTTTGGAGCAAAAGACATGGTAAGCACATCTCTGTCAAACATGTAACCTCCAAAACTGGCAACACCACAACCAACATCTAGAATGACACGGCTTCGTTTGCCCCATGCAATATTAGGCAGCGCCTGCACACAGCAGTAAGCAGTTTAATCAGCAGAGAGAAAGCAAGTGTGATATCAACTTCaaaaacacaaaataaaattttcattACCATGGTTCCATACTCTGTTCTTTTTATAGATTAATTTATGTTTACTTCAAAAAATGCAAGTTTTCTTTGTCAGAGAGGGGCTCAAAGCACATGTACAAATTTGAAACCTGATGTTGTTTAGTCTAACACATAA
This window encodes:
- the LOC101766258 gene encoding gibberellin 20 oxidase 2, which gives rise to MVSQAQQEPALPHSSSTAKRAAASLMDARPAQPLLLRAPTPSIDLPASKPDRAAAAAGKAAAASVFDLRREPKIPAPFVWPHDDARPASAAELDVPLVDVGVLRNGDRAGLRRAAAQVAAACATHGFFQVCGHGVGADLARAALDGASDFFRLPLAEKQRARRVPGTVSGYTSAHADRFASKLPWKETLSFGFHDGAASPVVVDYFAGTLGQDFEAVGRVYQRYCEEMKALSLTIMELLELSLGVERGYYRDFFEDSRSIMRCNYYPPCPEPERTLGTGPHCDPTALTILLQDDVGGLEVLVDGDWRPVRPVPGAMVINIGDTFMALSNGRYKSCLHRAVVNQRQERRSLAFFLCPREDRVVRPPASGAVGEAPRRYPDFTWADLMRFTQRHYRADTRTLDAFTRWLSHGPAQDAPVAAAAST
- the LOC101766665 gene encoding probable methyltransferase PMT26, with amino-acid sequence MAFGRGAKMDGRRPSSSSSSFCTTTTVVVFVALCLVGAWMMTSSTVFPLEISSNKKSVVKQQPAPVNFGASEDAASGNAGESSGKFEDTDNNDTTVPEESNNKEAPEEEKFTENMAEKPEEKEQEPPREREENKDMFDDANGKSEGRSDDVKNDNDDGDKSEEKKDDEITNESGDEKPDGERKDDREEKSEGDATQEEQPQIEEKVEESGEKKEQSSNSNEVFPDGAESELLKESNTQNGSFPTQAAESKNEKEVRASSKSSGDESSYSWKLCNSSASTDYIPCLDNEKAIKKLRSTKHYEHRERHCPEEPPTCLVPLPEGYKRPIEWPKSRDKVWYSNVPHTRLAEYKGHQNWVKVSGDYLLFPGGGTQFKNGALHYIDTIQQALPNIAWGKRSRVILDVGCGVASFGGYMFDRDVLTMSFAPKDEHEAQVQFALERGIPAISAVMGTKRLPYPSRVFDVIHCARCRVPWHIEGGMLLLELNRLLRPGGYFVWSATPVYQKLPEDVEIWNAMSALTKSMCWKMVNKTKDKLNQVGMAIYQKPMDNNCYEKRSENNPPLCKDSDDADAAWNVPLEACMHKLPAGPTVRGAKWPESWPQRLEKTPFWLNGSQVGVYGKPANEDFEADNAHWKRVVSKSYVNGMGIDWSKVRNVMDMRAVYGGFAAALRDQKVWVMNIVPIDSPDTLPIIYERGLFGMYHDWCESFSTYPRTYDLLHADHLFSKLKKRCKLMAVFAEVDRVLRPQGKLIVRDTADTINELESMAKSLKWEVRMTYTKGNEGLLCVEKSMWRPKELEAST